ATGATCTTCGCGGCCGAAGATGATCGAGGGGCGCAGGATCGCGGCATCGGCAAAGGCGGCGCGTACCGCGGCTTCGCCGTCGCCCTTGCTGCGGCCATAGGCCGACGCGCTTTCAGAATCGGCGCCGATCGCCGAAACATGGACCAGTGCGCTGGCGCCAGCCGCTTTTGCCGCCGCCGCGACATGGCCTGCGCCATCGGCCTGCACGGCCTGCATGTCGCCGAACGCGCCGACGAGGTTGATGACGGCATCGCTGCCCTGCACCGCGCGCGCGACGCTTCCGGGATCGCGGACGTCGCACGTCACGAACTGCGTCTGGCCGAGCCCGCCGAGCGGCTTCAGGAAGGTCGCAGCGCGGGGCGCGCGCTGCGCGACGCGGACGCGCGCGCCGCGCGCGAGCAGCCGCTGCACGACATAGCGGCCAAGGAAGCCCCCGCCGCCCAGCACCGTGATCAATTGCCCGTCGAGTTTCTGCATGGGGTCCGCCTGTATCGATTCTCTGGATGGCGCGGGGCGCGCCGACGGCCTTCCCCATGCCGCGAAGCGGGAAGGGGAGCAAGGGGCGAGGCGGCCATATGACGCAAAACCGGTGGCTTTGCGATAAAATGCGTCTCGGCCACCGCGACGCGGTTGACAAGCCGATAGCCGCGCCGCTAAGCGCCCGCTCCTACCCCGTGCCCAGATGGCGGAATTGGTAGACGCACCAGCTTCAGGTGCTGGCGATCGCAAGGTCGTGGAGGTTCGAGTCCTCTTCTGGGCACCATCTGTTCTCCTCGGAATGTCCGAGGACGTCCAGTAAGCGGCTGGTTTCTCACCGCTTTTTCGATGAGACTCGCTGAGTGGAATCCAGGCTGATCCAGCCGGAACCATCAGCGTACCATCAGCTTTGATGGTGTTTTTGATGGTTTCGGTCAGCCTATCGAAGGTGAAACCATCATGTCGCTTACCCACATCCAGATTTCGAACGCTAAGCCCAAGGAAAAAGCCTATAAAATGGCTGACGCCGACGCCCTGTACCTTGTGGTCAGGCCGAGCGGCGCAAAAGTCTGGCGAATGAACTATCGCTATCTCGATCGGCAAAAGACGCTGTATTTCGGGTCGTGGCCCGATGTCGGCATCGCGTCCGCTCGCGAATTGCGTGATGAGGCACGCAAGAAGCTCATCGCCGGGCTTGATCCCGCAGCGGAGAAGAAGGTCGCGCGGATCACCCAGAAGATCGCGCAGGACAATACGTTCAAGGCGATCGCCGAGGAATGGCTGGTGAAAATCGAACGAGAAGATCGCGCGCCAGTCACGCTTCGGAAGGTGCGATGGCTCCTCGACATCGCCGAACCGATGATCGGCAGTCGCCCGATATCGAAACTCACCGCGCAGGAAATCCTGGCCGTTCTCCGTAAAGTCGAGGCGAATGGCCGATATGAAAGCGCGCGGCGCATGCGGAGCGTGATTAGCAGAGTGTTCCGCTACGCCATTGCGACGGCCAGGGCTGATCGCGATCTCGCGGCCGATCTCCGCGGGGCGCTGATCACTCCGAAGGTGAAGCACCACGCCGCCATCACGGCCCCGAAGGAAGTCGGCGCGCTACTCCGCGCTATCGATGGCTACACTGGCCACGAACTCACCGCGGTGGCGCTTCGATTGACACCGCATCTTTTCGTCAGACCGGGAGAACTGCGTCAGGCAGAATGGGCGGAGATTGATCCCGATGATGCCGTCTGGTCGATCCCGGCAGAGAAAATGAAAATGCGCCGCTCGCTTTGCGTCCCCCTGTCACGGCAAGTTCTTGCGATGCTCGAAGAGCTTCACGCCCTTACCGGCCATGGGAAATACCTCTTCCCTTCCTTTCGGACGCCCCACCGTTGCATGTCGGAGAACACTGTCAGCGCTGCGCTTCGGCGGCTGGGCTACAGCCGTGAAGAGATGACGGCCCATGGATTCCGCGCGACGGCCGCCACTCTCCTCAACCAGATGGGAATGTGGCACCCGGATGCGATCGAAAGGCAACTGGCACATCTCGATGCCAATGCGACCCGCCGGGTCTACACCCGCGGCGAATATTGGGATGAACGTGTTCGCATGATGCAGCATTGGTCCGATTATCTCGACGAGCTGCAGGGCGGTGCGCAAATTCTCCGCCCTGCCTTCGGGATGAGTGCAACATCGACCGCTTAGCGGCCGACCAGGGCCTTGAGGCTCGTATAGAGGACCAGCGTGGACCGGCCGACTTTGACGACCTCAAGGTCGCCGGACACGATCAACTCGTAGATTCTTGATCGGCTGAGCCCGGTCAGCTCGACTGCGGTCGGAATCCGCACGGTTAATGGCTCGATGAAGACGATTTCGGACCGTGACAAATCGAGATCCTCCATTTTCCTTGTCCTCGGGAGGAGAGCAATGGCGCGAGCGCGGTTCCAACGCAGCATTCGCCATCGCAAGCGTGCCGGTTGCTACGCCACCTCACAATAATCAGGGCAGGATCGTGCCGTTGAGCGGTATCGCCGCGCCGCGTGACTTCGTCACCAGGTGGCCGCGAAAAGCACGACAGGAGAGAGGGGGAGCTTGAGCGAAGTCTGATCTGATCGAGAGAATTCCAATGTCTGTTGCCCCTTCGACTCTCCGTGATTCCGAATTGGAGGCTGCCGGGGCTGCACTGGTCAGGGGTCTTGGCGGTTTCTGGCAGGGATCGACTGGAATGTGTCGCTGCCCAGCTCACGATGACCGAACGCCGAGCCTATCGGTTCGCGTTGGCGACACCCGACTCTTGTTCAAATGCTTTGCCGGCTGCGACACGCGTGGCGTGCTGCGCGCCATTCGGCGGCTCGATCCGAATGCCTTGGGCGCAAAGGGCGATGGAATCGCCAAGCAGTTCAAGCTCGATCGATGGCTGCAAAAGCGCGCCTTCGATCTTTGGAGGGTCGGACGGCCGATATATTGGACTATCGCCGAGACCTACCTACGCAATCGGTCGATTCACATCGCGCTCGACTCTTTGCGCTTCTGCGACCGAACTCCGCTGGGCAAGGGCAAGGCGGCACGGTTTTGCCCGGCGATGCTCGCCGCCGTCACCGACGATTCCGGTCTGCTCGCCGTCCAGAGGACCTTTCTCGATGCCCGCGGGCGGCGTGCACGCGACCTTCGCCATCCTCGCCGCCTGCTAGGCCACCCCTGCGGCGGTGCCGTACGGCTCGCACCAGCAACCGAAACTCTCGGGATCGCCGAAGGCGTCGAGACGGCGGTCTCGGCGATGATCCTGCTCGGCATTCCGGTCTGGGCGACGCTCGGCAATGAACGCCTCCCCCATGTTGCCATCCCGAAATCCGTGAACCGCCTCGTCCTGCTCCCAGACAATGACAACGCGGGACGCCGAGCCGTGCCGCTTGCAATACAGGCCCACACGGCGCCTGGACGACAGATCCGCACAATCTGGCCGTGGCACGGGCGGAACGACTGGAACGATGTCCTACGGGAAGGAGGAAAAGGGGGTGGGGGACTGGCGGCGCCGAGTGGCCTGATGGTCGGGTCTCCGCCGCCAGGAGACGGACTATGACATATCCGATCGTATACGCGCTTGCGCGCAATTGCGTCGCTTCCCCGCTGAATGTCCGAACGGAAAGCGACCCCGACGCCGACGCCGAACTGGAAGCGATGATCGGCCAAGCCGGCTTCGTGCTCCAGAACCTGATTGGCACCGCGATCAAGCGCAAGAAGGACAGCTACAGCATTTTCGGTGGCGGCCGGCGACTCGCGCGGGTTCATTCCCTGATCGAAAAGGGCCAGCTGCCGGATGATTTTTGCGTCCCGATCATGGTCTTGCCGAACGCAAAGGATGCCATCGAACTCAGTCTCGCTGAAAACCAGAAGCTGCCGATGACCGCCGCCGATGAATGCACTGCCTTCAAGAACATGATCGAGAAGGAAGGCAAAACCCCGGCGCAGGTTGCCGCGCGGTTCGGCAAGACCGAGCGTTTCGTGCTCGGGCGCGTTCGTCTCGCCGATCTTCACGAGACGATCTTCGAGGCGCTCCGCAAGGGCGACATCACGCTTGAGGTCGCCAAGGCCTATGGCAGCACGTCCGACACCGTTCGTCAGGCCCGTGTGTTCGAGCAATATCAGGACAGCTATTACGGGGACGACGTCTACACCATCCGGCGCGAGCTCGCCTCAGGCAGCTATCGCGGCGGCGATCCCAAGGCGCTGCTCGTCGGCCGCGAAGCCTATGTCGAGGCCGGCGGACGGATCGACTCCGATCTTTTCTCCGACAGCGCGTCGGAAAACTGGATCGATGGCGACATTCTCGATCGCCTTGTCGATAAAAGGCTCTCGGCTGAGGCCGAGGCGATTCGCGAACGCGAGGGTTTCGCGGAAATCCGTGCGCTGCCGACGACGCGCGTCTCCTACACCGAACTCGACGGTCTGAGCCCGGTTCGCGGTGAGGTTCCGCCACCCACGGCAGAGGATGAAGCGCGCTGCGCCGAGATCGAGGCCGAAATGACCATCATCGCCGAAGCCGCGAACGAAAGCGACGACGGCATCACCGATGATGACGAACAGCGTTATCGTGATCTGGAATCCGAACTCCGCGACATCCAGAATCGTCCGCCGGTGTTGTCCGATGACCAGAAGGCCTCCGCGCTCGCCTTCGTCGTCCTCGGTGAAGATGGCCAGCCCCGGGTTCATCATCAGGTCTACCGAACCCCCGAAGCGATGAGCGAAACCGATGACTCGGACGATGACCGCGACGATGCGGCTCCTGGCGGAGCATCAGGCAAACCCGCGATCAGCCAGCGGCTCGCTGACGAACTCGCAACGATGAAGGCGGAACTGCTCCGCGTCCATGTCGCCAGCGAACCGCGGTTCGCGCTCGATCTCGGGACGTTCGTGATGGTCGATGCCGCGCAGCGGCGTTACGGGGCGAGCGATCTCGCAAGCGAGCTCCGGGCCGATGCGGCGCCGTCGCGCGTCATCGGGTTCGAGAGCGGCACGACGGCGGCTGAGGAATGGGCTAAGCTCGAAGCCGGACTCGATCGGAGCTGGATCGACCCCAATGCCGGTGTCACCGTCCGCTACGATGCCTTCTGCGCGCTTGGCGAG
This DNA window, taken from Sphingopyxis sp. PAMC25046, encodes the following:
- a CDS encoding complex I NDUFA9 subunit family protein; this encodes MQKLDGQLITVLGGGGFLGRYVVQRLLARGARVRVAQRAPRAATFLKPLGGLGQTQFVTCDVRDPGSVARAVQGSDAVINLVGAFGDMQAVQADGAGHVAAAAKAAGASALVHVSAIGADSESASAYGRSKGDGEAAVRAAFADAAILRPSIIFGREDHFINRFATMMRMAPIVPVIAPNAKFQPIYVGDVADAVVAALGNGVAGKTFEIGGPQVLTMGELLRWIASATGRSPLFVDVPDFVASALASGLGWAPGAPITKDQWLMLQHDNVVADGAAGLAQLGITPASLASVAEGWLVQYRRHGRFAELASR
- a CDS encoding integrase arm-type DNA-binding domain-containing protein → MSLTHIQISNAKPKEKAYKMADADALYLVVRPSGAKVWRMNYRYLDRQKTLYFGSWPDVGIASARELRDEARKKLIAGLDPAAEKKVARITQKIAQDNTFKAIAEEWLVKIEREDRAPVTLRKVRWLLDIAEPMIGSRPISKLTAQEILAVLRKVEANGRYESARRMRSVISRVFRYAIATARADRDLAADLRGALITPKVKHHAAITAPKEVGALLRAIDGYTGHELTAVALRLTPHLFVRPGELRQAEWAEIDPDDAVWSIPAEKMKMRRSLCVPLSRQVLAMLEELHALTGHGKYLFPSFRTPHRCMSENTVSAALRRLGYSREEMTAHGFRATAATLLNQMGMWHPDAIERQLAHLDANATRRVYTRGEYWDERVRMMQHWSDYLDELQGGAQILRPAFGMSATSTA
- a CDS encoding helix-turn-helix domain-containing protein, producing MEDLDLSRSEIVFIEPLTVRIPTAVELTGLSRSRIYELIVSGDLEVVKVGRSTLVLYTSLKALVGR
- a CDS encoding toprim domain-containing protein — protein: MFKCFAGCDTRGVLRAIRRLDPNALGAKGDGIAKQFKLDRWLQKRAFDLWRVGRPIYWTIAETYLRNRSIHIALDSLRFCDRTPLGKGKAARFCPAMLAAVTDDSGLLAVQRTFLDARGRRARDLRHPRRLLGHPCGGAVRLAPATETLGIAEGVETAVSAMILLGIPVWATLGNERLPHVAIPKSVNRLVLLPDNDNAGRRAVPLAIQAHTAPGRQIRTIWPWHGRNDWNDVLREGGKGGGGLAAPSGLMVGSPPPGDGL
- a CDS encoding ParB/RepB/Spo0J family partition protein: MTYPIVYALARNCVASPLNVRTESDPDADAELEAMIGQAGFVLQNLIGTAIKRKKDSYSIFGGGRRLARVHSLIEKGQLPDDFCVPIMVLPNAKDAIELSLAENQKLPMTAADECTAFKNMIEKEGKTPAQVAARFGKTERFVLGRVRLADLHETIFEALRKGDITLEVAKAYGSTSDTVRQARVFEQYQDSYYGDDVYTIRRELASGSYRGGDPKALLVGREAYVEAGGRIDSDLFSDSASENWIDGDILDRLVDKRLSAEAEAIREREGFAEIRALPTTRVSYTELDGLSPVRGEVPPPTAEDEARCAEIEAEMTIIAEAANESDDGITDDDEQRYRDLESELRDIQNRPPVLSDDQKASALAFVVLGEDGQPRVHHQVYRTPEAMSETDDSDDDRDDAAPGGASGKPAISQRLADELATMKAELLRVHVASEPRFALDLGTFVMVDAAQRRYGASDLASELRADAAPSRVIGFESGTTAAEEWAKLEAGLDRSWIDPNAGVTVRYDAFCALGEEARAAWLGWAIARTIHAVPAKATGSEFVDHLGCKLGIDVAAWWRPTAKNYFKRLTKTTILDLFAEIGGSELGQRYGASKKDLLASSAEQLFAGNIIVEADVKEKALAWLPDAMRFDRPVAELANDDADLEPADAAELTVDDDPVGAGDEDEPVADAA